The following nucleotide sequence is from Pseudoalteromonas xiamenensis.
AAACGAGATACAACAGCCAGTATCGACCCCGTGATAGGCCTTGGCGGAAACGCGGTTAATCTGGGCGGTGAAAGCATCCAATTAGGTGTAACTGCAGGGAATTCGTTTAAAGGCGATGCTCAAGCGAATCAGTCAAATAGCTTGTTTGGCAATATTTCGGTGAATGTGGTTCGAGTTTTGCCTAATGGTAATCTAGTGGTGCGAGGTGAGAAATGGCTTACTTTAAACACTGGTGAAGAGTTTGTTCGATTAGAAGGGTTGGTTCGCCCTAAAGATATTGCAGCGGACAACACGGTTCAGTCGAATCGAATTGCAAATGCACGAATCCAATACTCGGGTAAAGGACAAAATCAAGAGGCGCAAGCGCCGGGTTGGTTGGCTCGCTTCTTCTTAAGTACATTGATGCCGTTCTAGGAGTAAATTATGAATCGCTTCGTTCAAACAATGAGTGTCATTTTATTGGCAGCTATGTCTTTCTCATCCCAAGCGGTACGCGTAAAAGACGTTAGCATGGTCGAGGGAGTTCGCTCGAACCAACTTGTTGGCTACGGTTTGGTTGTAGGTTTACCTGGAACTGGGGAGCAAAGTCGCTTTACCGAGCAAAGCTTTAAAGCCATGCTGAACGGTTTTGGCATCACATTGCCAGACTCACTAAAACCAAAAATTAAAAACGTTGCTGCGGTAGCCGTTCATGCGGACCTTCCTCCGTTTGTAAAACCCGGCCAGACTATTGATGTAACGGTTTCATCGATTGGTAGTGCAGGTAGTCTTCGTGGAGGTACGCTATTGCAAACCTTTCTTAAAGGTTTAGACGGTAACGTGTATGCAATTGCGCAAGGCAGCCTAGTGGTTGGCGGTTTAGGTGCGGATGGTGCCGATGGGAGTCGAGTACTGGTAAACACTCCTACGGTTGGACGTATTGCCAACGGTGGTATCGTAGAACGAGCAGTAAAAAGTCCTTTTACACAAGGTGACTACATTACATTTAATTTGCATAGACCAGACTTTACAACGGCGAAACGTTTGTCTGAAACGATAAACAATCTTGTAGGACCGGACAGTGCTCAGGCCTTAGATGCAGCGTCTGTTCGTGTTATAGCACCAAGAGACCCCGCTCAGCGCGTGTCCTATTTAGCGACATTAGAGAATTTAGAATTCAAGCCTGCTGATACGTCTGCAAAAATAATTGTTAATTCACGTACAGGCACGATAGTCATTGGTAAGGACGTCAAATTACAACCTGCTGCAATCACCCATGGTGGTTTGACGGTGACGATAGCTGAGCAGCAAAATGTATCTCAACCTCTGGCATTGTCTGAAGGTGAGACTACGGTGACTAAACAAAGCATCATTGATGTGAACCAAGACGATTCAAGAGCGTTTGTGTTCAATCCAGGTATAAGCTTAGATGATTTAGTACGAGCAATTAATGAAGTTGGGGCTGCACCAGGTGATTTAATGGCGATTTTAGAAGCGCTTAAAGAAGCCGGCGCAATCAGTGGTCAGCTTGTAATTATCTAAAAAATAAAGACTTTCAAGCCCTGTGTAACAGGGCTTTTTTTTGGCCTATATTTTGCATTTACCTGAATATGTAGAATAAAGCGTCAATTTCCCGATGGACTTAAAACCGCTAGAAAATCAGAACGTATTTGACCTAAGTAGCTTAAATAACCTACGTCAGCAGGCTATTGGTGCAAAATCAGGTCAAGAAAGTGATGAAGCGCTCAAAAAAGCGGCGCAACAGTTTGAGGCTATCTTCACGCAAATGCTACTTAAGAGTATGCGTCAAGCAAACGAAGCATTTGAAGACAAAGACAGCCCATTCAACGCAAGCGGCGTTAAGTTTTTCCAAGAAATGCATGATCAGCAAATTGCGACAGAACTTTCTAGCAATGGCTCTTTAGGATTGGCGGATCTTATTGTTCAGCAATTGTCCCCCAACGCAAAAGGTTATACACCCGCTAGCGTTATCCGAACAGACGCGGAACTGAATACTGACAAGCTATTGGGTAAGGTTGCTCAGTTGCCCAAATCAGAGGTTCAAGAGGTTGAGAAAGAGGTCATTTCGAGTGAAGAATCGAGTTTGTTTGACTCTCCAAAAGCCTTTGTCGAACAAGTTTGGGACTACGCAAAATCGGCTGCTCAAAAAATTGGACTCAATCCAGAAGTGATGGTGGCTCAAGCCGCCTTAGAAACGGGTTGGGGCAAGCATGTAATCAAGAAAACAGATGGTTCAAGCTCTAACAACTTGTTTAACATTAAATCGGACAACAGTTGGACGGGCGATAAAGCGAAAAAGCAGACGTTGGAATTTGAACAAGGCCTTCCTGTGAAAAAGCAGGCTCATTTCAGAGCGTACGAATCCATTAAAGACAGTGTGGACGACTTTGTCGATTTTCTACAACAGAATCCGCGGTATGAGAAAGCACTTGAAAAAACGTCAGACAGTTCGACATTTTTAGATGAACTGCAAAATGCGGGTTATGCAACCGATCCTAATTATGCGGAAAAGATTAAGAATGTACTTGAACGTGCCGATTTTAAAAGCATGCTCGGCTCAATAGTGCGTCGGGGAGTGAACTAAGATGTCGTTTAATTTATTAAATATCGGTTCATCGGGCATTCGTGCTAATAGTGAACTGTTACAGACTACAAGTAAGAACATTTCTAACCTAAACACGGAAGGGTATGTTCGTGAGCGTACAGAATTTACGACCATGGTTGGCAATGAAGTTGGCCGTGGTAATACTGTGCGTCTGCTAAATGAGTTTGCCTTGAAGCAGTTAAACCGAGACCTCTCAAACAAGACCTATTATGACCAGTTCGTTGCTGAAGCATCTCGAGTGGATACGTTATTTGCAGAAGAATCGAGTCTCACTTTCGACCAGTCTAAATTCACTGTTCAACAATCTACAGGAGGCGCTGAATCAACCCGCGTCTTCCGTTAGCCGCTCTTTGTTTTTCACTAGTTCACAAAATTTGGTGGATCAAATGGACAGACTTTCGGGGATTGTTCTTGACCAAAAAAACATAGTGAATGAACAACTTGATATTTTCTCGAATGAGGCCAACAACCTCATCAAGAAAATAGGTGACCTCAATACCAAAATAGCTGGCTTGGTTAACCCCCAGGCCCAGCAAGTGAATAGTACCGTGTATAACGAGCGTGATTTGGCCATTAAGAAACTGGCTGAGACTCGTGGATATTGAAACGCTTGATGGCGATAATGGTGAGAAACTCGTCTTTTTGGGTTCTGGACAGTCTCTTGTTATGAAAGAAGGTGCATTTAACCTCTTCTCAATGGATGGAGACCCAGATCCAAACTTTAAGCAGCTAACACTTGATGTTAAAGGTGGTAAAGCGGTTACTCTTGATGTAAACCCTGCAACATTGAAAGGCAAGATTGGTGGTCTTCTCGCATTTCGCGATGAAATTCTTGTGCCTGCGCAAAACCAATTAGGCCAGATGGCGATTTCAATTGCCGATGCGTTTAACCAGCAAAACCACAAGGGTTTGGATTTGGATGGTAAATTCGGTGGAGATTTATTCCAAATTCCAACAGCAGGGGCTTATGCCTACAAAAGCAATACAGGGACGGGGGCCATCTCCGCAACTTTGGAAGCTGGCAAAGGCAAAGAAATTCCCGCGAATGATTTTCTTGTTGAATACATCAGTGCAACTCAAGTCAGTGTAACCGCACTGGACAATCGAGGTAACGCGGTAGGTAGTGCACAAACGTTTAATATCGGCACGCCGCCATCCACAATCAATTCGGCAAATTTGGTCGCTCCATCGGCCGATGCGTTTGGCTTAGAATTGAACATCAGTGCTGGTGGTGCGACGGGTGACAAGTTTTTGATTAAACTCAATAGTGAAGCCGCAAGTAGTTTACAGTTGGCAACGACTCGAGGCGAGCATTTAGCGCTCGCGTCACCCATTCGTACCAGTGTATCTGCTAATAATACGAGTACAGCGACGATTAGTGCGGGAGTTGTTACAGATACGACTGCTGCAGGATTTACGGCCACGCCAAGCTTAGCAAATGGACCGCTTACGGTTACGAAAACGGCAGTTGCGAACCAATATACCATCTCTGATGGTACGAATACGGCAACTTTTGTCGTGTCAGGCAATACCAAAGGTATGTTGGCCCAAGCTGGTGCGCCATTTTCGAATTACGGTTTTGATTTTGACTTAGAAGGAGCGCCTGCAACAGGTGACTCATTCAAACTTGAATTTAACACAGGTGGTTATGACGATAACCGAAATGGCTCTGGTTTTTCGAAATTACAATCAACAGAGTTGGTAAGACAAAATGTCATTACAACGCCAAATACCGATAATTTGAAAACATTTAATGAAGCCTACGCAAAAATAGTAACAGATGTTGGTGTGACAACGAATCAAGCAAAAACAAATGGCGCGGCTTTTGCAGCATTAGCAGAACAATCCAAAGCTTGGTATGAATCTATGTCAGGTGTGAACTTAGATGAAGAAGCGGCAAATTTACTCCGTTTCCAACAATCTTATTCTGCGGCGGCACAAGTAATCACTGTAGCCAGAGCTATCTTTGATAGTCTACTCAGTGCGGCGAGGTAATTATGCGTTTATCAAATAATTTGATGTATCAAAACAACTTAACTTCTATTTTGGACAATCAGTCCGAGGTAAATAAAGCGATGCAGCAGGTTAACACGCAAAAGCGCGTATTGTCTGCTTCGGATGATCCTTCCGCTACGGCAAGGGCTATGCTGTATTCTGACCGTATTGAAACAAACGATCAGTATTCAAAAAATTTAACCATGTTAGAGAGCCGTTTAGACGCACAAGAGAGCGTTCTTAAGAACATTAAAAGCTCACTCACTGAGGCCTACACATTAGCAATACGTGCAGGTAACGGCAGTGTGACAGATATCGATAAAAATGCGATTGCTCAGGAAATTAAAGCAATCCAAGCTTCTGTTTTGGATATGATGAATTCAAAGTCGGAAGATGGGCGCTATATTTTTTCAGGCTATCAAGACAATACGCAAACTTATTCTCAAGACCCCGCAACGGGCAAATTTGTATACAAAGGTGACCAAGGTCAACATAAAATTAAGGTTGCAGAGGGTGTTGAAATTCGCTCGAGTGATAATGGCTTTGATGTGTTCGAGAAGGCCGAAAATCGCTTGAATGTTGTGAGCAATACTGCTACGACGGCTGGTGGTACTTCAAATGGTACAGTTTACATTGAAGAGCAGGGCGAGTTTGATAAATTCCATAAGACATATTACAACGCAAGTCCTACAGCTCCTGCAACTGCAAATGATTTTCAAATTACACTTGGCGCTGGTAATACGTACTCACTAACCCAAAATGGTACGCCAATACAAAGTGGAACCTATAGCGACAATAAAATCGTACTAGGGGGTATGGAAATTAAGTTTGATGGTGGTCCTGCTGGGACGATTGATTTTACGTTAGAGCAACCATCAAAAGACAATGTATTGAATACGTTAGAAAACTTGTATCAGGGATTTTAACGCCTAATACATCCACCGAGGATTTCAAGCAGATAGTTGCTGATGCAATTACTGGGTTGGACAATGCGAAAAATAGAGTGTCTTATTCACAAGCTTCGTTAGGAGGTAGAAAAAATACAGCTGACCTAATATCGAAGGCAAACGCAGATCTGGATATTAATAACAAGTCCGCACGAGCAGATATTATTGAACTTGATATGACAGAAGCAATTACGAATTTGCAAAAGCATGAAACTGCCCTTCAAGCTTCTCAAGCTACCTTTGGTCGTTTGTCTAATCTTTCTCTCTTTGATTACATTCGCTAATCTTTTGGGCGTTTAAATTCAAAATTAATTTTAAGCGTCCAAACTCACAAAAATCGAATTTAACTTTCTGAATTTTAATCGATAAATCATTCGTCAAATTATTGACTAGAAAAAAGTGAATCTATGTGTTGATTTGGTAAGTTGATCTATACGTCCATTTAAATCGAATAAAAACAAAGAATTAAAAAAAAATAAAAAAATTGCTAAAGGAATTTTCTGCCAATCCGATAACTAAGGTAAGCGGGCTGATGGTAAAAAGTAAGAGTCAAAGGCCCAAACCAAAAAGTTTGAGAGTAAACACAACGTTTACTGTGGGAGAAAAATCATGGCACTTTATGTAAATACTAACGTAAGTTCATTGAACGCACAAAGACAGTTACAAAACTCTGGTAATTCACTTGACGTTTCATTCAAACGTTTATCATCAGGCTTCCGTATCAACAGCGCTGCTGATGATGCTGCAGGCTTACAAATTGCAGACCGTTTATCTTCACAAATTCAAGGTCTAGAGCAAGGTAACCGTAACGCGAATGACGGTATCTCTTTAGCACAGACTGCGGAAGGTGCGATGGATGAAGTTACGTCAATGTTCCAACGTGTACGTACATTAGCACAACAAGCTTCAAACGGTTCTAATACAGACGAAGACCGCTTAGCGATTCAAGAAGAGATTCGTTCGCTTGCTTCAGAAGTAAACCGTATTGCCGCTGACACGACATTCGGTGGTCAAAACTTACTTGACGGTAGCTACAAAGCAAACTTCCAGGTTGGTGCTGATGCTGTGCAAACTATCGGTTTTAGTATGCAAACAGTTGGCGATACTGCAAACAGCTTAGTCGCAAACAATGGTTTTACACTTTCAGGTATTGCAGGTGTAGCCTCTGGTGTTACAGGAGCCGGCCTAAGTGCGGTTGCTGGAACAATTAGTACAACGGTTGGAGCTTCGGCTGATTCAGCAACATTTGCGGGTGTGTTTACAGCTAGCGCAATTTCAGTATCTTCTCAAGCTAACGCTCAGGCTGTAATGGCTGGGATGGACGCGATGATTGCTGTTGTAGATAAAAAACGTGCTGAACTTGGTGCAGTACAAAACCGTTTCCAATCTACGATTCGTAACCAAGCGAACGTTGCGGAAAACCTAAATGCTGCAAAATCACGTATTAAAGATACTGACTTTGCTCAAGAAACTGCAAACTTAACGAAAATGCAAATCTTACAACAAGCTAGCCAAACAATTTTGAGCCAAGCAAACCAACGTCCACAGGCTGCTTTAAGTCTTTTAGGATAATAGGTTAGGAATGTAATGACAGGAAGTTGGTAGAGTGTCCGTGCTGGATGGGGTATTTAGCACGGACACCAAATGGATGATAAAGCGGAGGAGCTTAAAATCCATAAAGCGTTCATCAAATCAATGAACACGTTATACATAGCATTAATTATGCCAAGTTAACGAAATTTTTTTGACACTCACTCTCAAACTGTAAAAAGGGGCTTGCCAGAGGCTCCTTTTTCTTTTCAAATAAACGACATTACACTTTAAATCTATTTTATCACATTGAAATATATATATTTTACGAATGATTTCTAATTTGAAGTGAATTTTTTGTTTTTATGGCTTGGTAATTGCATTTATCTATTCGACGACAAGTTTACGGCACAAAGTGGCAATAAATGGCAAGAATTTGCCAAGTAGTATGCCAGCGATATTGCCGATTTTATAAACGAACTAGCGGTGGTTCTGCCACTTTGACTTGTAAGAATAAGAGAGTGAATTATGGCTTTATTTGTAAATACTAACGTGAGTGCATTAAATGCACAGCGTCAACTGA
It contains:
- the flgH gene encoding flagellar basal body L-ring protein FlgH, which encodes MNRLLRTSIFSLMTLLGMSGCVSTQNKNVVQDDPYYAPVVSEDQSEQIMPTGSLFNAEFANDLYSDRKALRTGDIITVVLRETTQASKAANNQTKRDTTASIDPVIGLGGNAVNLGGESIQLGVTAGNSFKGDAQANQSNSLFGNISVNVVRVLPNGNLVVRGEKWLTLNTGEEFVRLEGLVRPKDIAADNTVQSNRIANARIQYSGKGQNQEAQAPGWLARFFLSTLMPF
- a CDS encoding flagellar basal body P-ring protein FlgI translates to MSVILLAAMSFSSQAVRVKDVSMVEGVRSNQLVGYGLVVGLPGTGEQSRFTEQSFKAMLNGFGITLPDSLKPKIKNVAAVAVHADLPPFVKPGQTIDVTVSSIGSAGSLRGGTLLQTFLKGLDGNVYAIAQGSLVVGGLGADGADGSRVLVNTPTVGRIANGGIVERAVKSPFTQGDYITFNLHRPDFTTAKRLSETINNLVGPDSAQALDAASVRVIAPRDPAQRVSYLATLENLEFKPADTSAKIIVNSRTGTIVIGKDVKLQPAAITHGGLTVTIAEQQNVSQPLALSEGETTVTKQSIIDVNQDDSRAFVFNPGISLDDLVRAINEVGAAPGDLMAILEALKEAGAISGQLVII
- the flgJ gene encoding flagellar assembly peptidoglycan hydrolase FlgJ produces the protein MDLKPLENQNVFDLSSLNNLRQQAIGAKSGQESDEALKKAAQQFEAIFTQMLLKSMRQANEAFEDKDSPFNASGVKFFQEMHDQQIATELSSNGSLGLADLIVQQLSPNAKGYTPASVIRTDAELNTDKLLGKVAQLPKSEVQEVEKEVISSEESSLFDSPKAFVEQVWDYAKSAAQKIGLNPEVMVAQAALETGWGKHVIKKTDGSSSNNLFNIKSDNSWTGDKAKKQTLEFEQGLPVKKQAHFRAYESIKDSVDDFVDFLQQNPRYEKALEKTSDSSTFLDELQNAGYATDPNYAEKIKNVLERADFKSMLGSIVRRGVN
- a CDS encoding flagellin — its product is MALYVNTNVSSLNAQRQLQNSGNSLDVSFKRLSSGFRINSAADDAAGLQIADRLSSQIQGLEQGNRNANDGISLAQTAEGAMDEVTSMFQRVRTLAQQASNGSNTDEDRLAIQEEIRSLASEVNRIAADTTFGGQNLLDGSYKANFQVGADAVQTIGFSMQTVGDTANSLVANNGFTLSGIAGVASGVTGAGLSAVAGTISTTVGASADSATFAGVFTASAISVSSQANAQAVMAGMDAMIAVVDKKRAELGAVQNRFQSTIRNQANVAENLNAAKSRIKDTDFAQETANLTKMQILQQASQTILSQANQRPQAALSLLG